In Desulfoplanes formicivorans, a genomic segment contains:
- a CDS encoding SurA N-terminal domain-containing protein, with translation MRSRFQQYLQGVCQCCVGLVLCLVVWSSAAHADELVDRIVAVVNGEIITLFEVNQQIQGYLRQFEGRTMTGEEKKALDVLRKKVLNQMVNDLLLEAEAERLQMTVSDVEIKNQVEAFKRQHGMNEEVFLNQLKLQGMTRKDYENTVKKDIMRQRLIGAMVRRKVVVTEDEMRAYYEEHKRDFSRDKKVELSLIIVDPGFDIQDLRQRLINGEISFAQAAERYSIGPGAKQGGEIGVVRWADVRESWKEVLQGLGKGDTSKPFDLNGNQALLHIVDLVPGEVEPFENVKAKIRETLYRPRIEKRYREYMENLRSKAVVDIRM, from the coding sequence ATGAGAAGTCGTTTTCAGCAATATTTGCAAGGGGTATGTCAGTGTTGTGTGGGGCTTGTGCTCTGCCTAGTGGTTTGGAGCTCTGCGGCCCATGCCGACGAACTGGTTGATCGCATTGTGGCGGTTGTCAACGGGGAGATCATCACTCTCTTTGAGGTCAATCAGCAGATTCAGGGGTATCTCAGACAGTTTGAGGGAAGAACCATGACCGGGGAGGAAAAAAAGGCCCTGGACGTGTTGCGCAAGAAGGTTCTCAACCAGATGGTTAATGATCTGCTTTTGGAGGCTGAGGCCGAGCGGTTGCAGATGACGGTTTCGGATGTGGAGATCAAGAATCAGGTGGAAGCCTTCAAGCGGCAGCATGGTATGAACGAAGAGGTCTTTCTCAACCAGCTCAAGCTGCAGGGGATGACCCGCAAGGATTATGAGAACACGGTCAAAAAGGATATCATGCGTCAACGTCTCATCGGGGCCATGGTTCGCCGCAAGGTCGTGGTCACCGAGGACGAGATGCGCGCCTATTATGAAGAGCACAAGCGTGACTTTTCCCGGGACAAGAAGGTGGAGCTTTCCCTGATCATTGTGGATCCGGGCTTTGACATCCAGGATTTGCGCCAGCGTTTGATCAACGGGGAGATATCCTTTGCCCAGGCGGCGGAACGCTATTCCATTGGTCCCGGAGCCAAACAGGGCGGTGAAATCGGTGTGGTGCGCTGGGCCGATGTGCGCGAGTCCTGGAAAGAGGTCTTGCAGGGGCTGGGCAAAGGGGATACCTCAAAGCCTTTCGACCTGAACGGCAATCAGGCCCTGCTGCACATTGTGGATCTGGTTCCCGGTGAAGTGGAGCCTTTTGAGAACGTCAAGGCCAAGATCAGGGAAACCCTGTACCGCCCGCGCATTGAAAAACGGTACAGGGAATACATGGAAAATCTCAGAAGCAAGGCGGTTGTGGATATCCGCATGTGA
- a CDS encoding peptidylprolyl isomerase: MIPRSRVLSFPGSSLVTGVLLALSVVVLAGCSSEPAPTGIVARVNGEPIFFSQVRAAHDLHYMTWSSNNEFDVRSLQHEYGTVLADLILQRLIAQTLKAEHLAVSDEDVAREEARIRGDYPDDAAFEQTLIEEYIDQDQWRDRLRSRLNMQTFVSRFLRPRVTVTYEDALAYYKDHGAEFVTPERFVFTVFKGTDRDVVRHAVTSYRKDSNGTRNNPPQGVSIHEMDAFEQALAKSWYDSLSQLAPGEVGRPIVSQNVVTMLLLHRRVPRSFLSPSAAYPLVEQQLVAQGLQDAFARWMQNVLATANIEITGLLRANASGTPLESEDSEEE, from the coding sequence ATGATCCCTCGTTCGCGCGTCCTGTCTTTTCCCGGCAGTTCCCTGGTGACCGGGGTCCTGCTTGCCCTGTCGGTTGTGGTGCTTGCCGGGTGTTCTTCGGAGCCCGCGCCCACCGGCATTGTGGCCAGGGTGAATGGTGAGCCCATTTTCTTTTCCCAGGTTCGGGCCGCCCACGATCTCCACTATATGACATGGTCCTCGAACAATGAATTCGATGTCCGTTCCCTGCAACACGAATACGGGACGGTTCTGGCCGATCTCATTTTGCAGCGGTTGATCGCCCAGACTCTCAAGGCCGAGCATCTGGCCGTGAGCGATGAGGATGTGGCCCGAGAGGAAGCCCGAATTCGAGGCGATTATCCGGATGATGCCGCATTCGAACAGACCCTGATCGAAGAGTACATTGATCAGGACCAATGGCGGGATCGGCTGCGTTCTCGTCTGAACATGCAGACCTTTGTCAGCAGGTTCCTGCGCCCAAGGGTAACGGTAACCTACGAAGACGCTCTTGCTTATTATAAGGACCATGGCGCGGAATTCGTGACTCCGGAACGTTTTGTGTTCACGGTTTTCAAAGGCACGGATCGCGATGTCGTGCGCCATGCCGTGACTTCATACCGCAAGGACAGCAATGGAACCAGGAACAATCCTCCCCAAGGGGTGAGTATCCATGAAATGGATGCCTTTGAGCAGGCCCTGGCAAAATCCTGGTATGACAGTCTTTCGCAACTCGCACCGGGTGAGGTTGGCAGGCCCATTGTGAGTCAGAACGTGGTGACCATGCTGTTGTTGCACCGCCGGGTACCCCGGTCGTTTCTTTCGCCTTCGGCAGCCTATCCTCTGGTGGAGCAGCAATTGGTGGCGCAGGGTCTGCAGGACGCTTTTGCCAGGTGGATGCAGAATGTTCTTGCCACGGCCAACATAGAGATCACCGGGCTGTTGCGTGCAAACGCCTCGGGAACCCCTTTGGAGTCGGAAGACTCCGAAGAAGAATAG
- the mfd gene encoding transcription-repair coupling factor produces MSILSILNEILDPSGIHRVYKSGPASQVFMAQELIARGKTVVILLASAAEMPLYKALIRLFAPSEDQDAFWERQWITFPPITPGKEQRRLWGERWSGLFSLTQGGRGRGILLPLENLLPKWPAPRVVEEQYLHLVPGEDHAPEPLLEKLVERGYTRVSMVSKVGEMALRGDILDIACPGYDFPVRMEFFGDTLESLRLFEPLSQRSQRELEQVVLLPCTPAVQDFAYRQDTLEKWEDLKNSGELPAQAFNELVASLETNDLHIPPGLYYKNPVGIGHWLGQDTVFLVTGATDARSRLEEHAWAWKDYLEQSGHAWPLPSILQTMGQARQTWLEHHHVLFESLVMGKREKGLELLEEPIHSFDEIFWEPEKRKRPLKSLVEGLGQWKRTYRQVLVCFHSAHSRKRFLSFAHQEGLAFHLDYDPGEKGLFALVAPLTRGMKLVWCDILVLAEDVLQPRETKRITPGKGKDFKGLTSFDEISPEDFLVHRDYGLARFGGLVHMQAGAVANDYLVLLYANDDKLYLPVDRMGMVQKYKGPEGRSVALDRLGGTGWKKSKARVRKAIEKIARDLVEMYALRTVTKGYSYGPRPEIYWEFEASFGFEETRDQEQAIRDVIRDMESSKPMDRLVCGDVGFGKTEVALRAAFRAVVDGKQVALLCPTTVLAEQHYQNFRQRMEDFSVRVAMLSRFVPKQTQKLVVQAAARGEVDILIGTHRLLSKDISLPHLSLLILDEEQRFGVKHKERLKSLKQNIDVLTLTATPIPRTLQLSLSGIRGLSVIETPPLERKPVKTALMERETPELRAILERELGRMGQVFWVYNRVQGLERVRDYVQSLVPEARVATAHGQMPASELEETMHRFWHRELDVLVCTSIIESGLDFPKANTLIVDQAQLFGLGQLYQLRGRVGRSREQAYAYFVIPSLEDLQEQARKRLKVILDMDYLGAGFQVAMEDLRLRGAGNILGEVQSGTIGKVGLDMFLDILEEEVQRLKGEPVAEVREPELHMGVPAHIPEGFIVDASERLHYYRVLSMCVRTHEIDDIIQEIRDRFGPIPPALETFAEILKLKFTIRELGAVQADIYANKIVISWDANDPRIDPLKLVGWVSANKELARLIPPGKLELRCEDNPSIALSMRQLKQRLEEVHTSLVMTDEEASS; encoded by the coding sequence GTGTCCATACTATCCATACTCAACGAGATTCTCGACCCTTCGGGCATCCACCGGGTCTACAAGAGCGGACCGGCCAGCCAGGTCTTCATGGCCCAGGAACTGATCGCCCGTGGAAAGACCGTGGTCATCCTGTTGGCCTCGGCAGCGGAAATGCCTTTGTACAAGGCCCTTATCCGTCTGTTTGCGCCTTCTGAGGACCAGGATGCCTTTTGGGAGCGGCAGTGGATCACCTTTCCGCCGATAACGCCCGGCAAGGAGCAGCGCCGATTGTGGGGCGAACGGTGGTCCGGGCTCTTTTCCCTGACCCAGGGGGGGCGTGGCCGGGGGATTCTCTTGCCCCTGGAAAATCTTCTGCCCAAGTGGCCGGCACCACGTGTGGTCGAGGAGCAGTACCTCCATCTTGTACCTGGCGAGGATCATGCGCCCGAGCCCTTGCTGGAAAAGCTTGTGGAACGGGGATACACGCGCGTGTCCATGGTTTCCAAGGTTGGCGAGATGGCCCTGCGAGGCGATATCCTCGACATTGCCTGTCCGGGATACGACTTTCCCGTGCGCATGGAATTTTTTGGCGACACCCTGGAAAGCCTGCGTCTGTTCGAACCCCTTTCCCAGCGGTCCCAAAGGGAGCTGGAGCAGGTAGTGCTTCTCCCCTGCACCCCGGCGGTACAGGATTTTGCCTATCGTCAGGATACCCTGGAAAAGTGGGAGGATCTCAAGAATTCCGGTGAACTGCCCGCCCAGGCATTCAATGAACTGGTGGCTTCCCTGGAGACCAATGACCTCCACATCCCGCCGGGACTGTACTACAAGAATCCCGTGGGCATCGGCCATTGGCTGGGCCAGGACACCGTGTTTCTTGTCACCGGGGCCACGGATGCCCGGTCCCGTCTGGAAGAGCACGCCTGGGCCTGGAAGGATTATCTGGAACAGTCCGGCCATGCCTGGCCCCTGCCTTCCATCCTCCAGACCATGGGTCAGGCCAGGCAGACCTGGCTCGAACACCACCATGTTCTGTTTGAATCCCTGGTCATGGGCAAACGGGAAAAGGGGCTTGAACTGCTTGAGGAGCCCATTCACTCCTTTGATGAAATCTTCTGGGAGCCTGAAAAGCGCAAGCGTCCCCTGAAAAGCCTGGTTGAGGGCCTTGGCCAGTGGAAACGGACGTATCGGCAGGTGCTGGTGTGCTTTCATTCCGCGCATTCCCGCAAGCGGTTTCTGTCCTTTGCCCACCAGGAAGGTCTTGCTTTTCATCTGGACTATGACCCCGGCGAAAAGGGGCTTTTTGCCTTGGTTGCTCCCCTGACCAGGGGGATGAAGCTTGTCTGGTGCGATATCCTTGTGCTGGCCGAAGACGTGCTCCAGCCCAGGGAAACCAAACGGATTACCCCGGGCAAGGGCAAGGATTTCAAGGGGCTGACCAGTTTTGACGAGATTTCGCCCGAGGATTTTCTGGTGCACAGGGATTACGGGCTGGCCCGGTTCGGCGGACTGGTACACATGCAGGCCGGTGCCGTGGCCAATGACTATCTGGTTCTGCTCTATGCCAATGACGACAAGCTCTATCTTCCTGTTGACCGCATGGGCATGGTCCAGAAGTACAAGGGGCCTGAAGGCCGTTCCGTGGCCCTGGATCGCCTTGGCGGGACAGGATGGAAAAAGAGCAAGGCCCGGGTTCGCAAGGCCATTGAAAAGATCGCCCGGGATCTGGTGGAGATGTATGCCCTGCGTACGGTGACCAAGGGGTATTCCTATGGTCCCCGGCCGGAAATCTACTGGGAGTTCGAGGCCAGTTTCGGGTTCGAGGAAACCAGGGACCAGGAACAGGCCATTCGGGACGTCATCAGGGACATGGAGAGTTCCAAACCCATGGACCGGCTTGTCTGCGGGGATGTGGGTTTCGGCAAGACCGAGGTGGCCCTGCGCGCCGCCTTCAGGGCCGTGGTTGACGGCAAGCAGGTGGCCCTGCTCTGTCCCACAACCGTGCTGGCCGAACAGCACTATCAGAATTTTCGCCAGCGTATGGAGGATTTTTCCGTGCGCGTGGCCATGCTTTCACGGTTTGTTCCCAAACAGACCCAGAAACTTGTTGTCCAGGCAGCGGCCCGCGGTGAAGTGGACATCCTCATTGGCACGCACCGGTTGCTGTCCAAGGACATTTCCCTGCCCCACCTGTCCCTGCTCATTCTTGATGAAGAGCAGCGGTTCGGAGTCAAGCACAAGGAACGCCTCAAGAGCCTGAAACAGAATATCGACGTCTTGACCCTCACGGCAACGCCCATCCCCAGAACCCTGCAGCTCTCTCTGTCCGGAATACGCGGGTTGAGCGTCATCGAGACCCCGCCCCTGGAACGCAAGCCGGTCAAGACGGCACTCATGGAACGGGAAACCCCGGAACTGCGGGCCATTCTCGAGCGTGAGCTAGGCCGGATGGGCCAGGTTTTCTGGGTCTACAACCGGGTTCAGGGGCTCGAACGGGTGCGTGACTATGTCCAGTCGTTGGTGCCCGAGGCACGGGTGGCCACGGCCCATGGCCAGATGCCGGCCAGCGAGTTGGAAGAGACCATGCACAGGTTCTGGCACAGGGAGCTTGATGTACTGGTGTGCACCTCCATCATTGAATCCGGTCTGGATTTCCCCAAGGCCAATACCCTGATCGTGGACCAGGCCCAGCTGTTCGGACTTGGGCAGCTTTATCAGCTGCGTGGTCGGGTGGGGCGTTCCCGGGAACAGGCCTATGCCTATTTTGTCATTCCCTCCCTGGAGGATCTGCAGGAACAGGCCCGCAAGCGGCTCAAGGTCATTCTGGACATGGACTATCTCGGGGCCGGATTCCAGGTGGCCATGGAGGATCTCCGCCTGCGGGGAGCCGGGAACATTTTGGGCGAGGTCCAGTCGGGAACCATCGGCAAGGTCGGTCTGGACATGTTTCTGGACATCCTGGAAGAGGAGGTCCAGCGCCTCAAGGGCGAGCCCGTGGCCGAGGTCAGGGAGCCCGAACTGCACATGGGCGTGCCCGCGCACATTCCCGAGGGGTTCATTGTCGATGCCTCGGAACGGCTGCACTATTACCGGGTGCTCTCCATGTGCGTGCGCACCCATGAAATCGATGACATCATACAGGAAATCAGGGACCGTTTCGGCCCCATACCTCCTGCCCTGGAAACCTTTGCGGAAATCCTGAAGCTCAAGTTCACCATCAGGGAGCTGGGGGCCGTACAGGCCGATATTTATGCCAACAAGATCGTTATCAGCTGGGACGCGAATGATCCCCGCATCGATCCCCTCAAACTGGTGGGCTGGGTGAGCGCCAACAAGGAGCTGGCCCGCCTGATCCCTCCGGGAAAATTGGAGTTGCGCTGTGAGGACAATCCATCTATTGCCCTTTCCATGCGTCAATTAAAGCAACGTTTGGAAGAAGTGCATACGTCACTTGTCATGACGGACGAGGAGGCTTCTTCATGA
- a CDS encoding chemotaxis protein CheW, with translation MAEDVRKDEELLQLVTFSIGEEEFGVEILKVQEIIRMLEITRVPKAPDFVEGVINLRGKVIPVIDLRLRFGLQTKGHDKKTRIIVIEINQMIVGFVVDSVSEVLRIPASTIEPPPPVISGLDSEYISGVGKLDDRLLIMLDLNRLLSREEKSALGDV, from the coding sequence ATGGCAGAAGACGTGCGAAAGGACGAGGAACTCCTTCAACTGGTCACTTTCAGCATCGGGGAGGAGGAATTCGGGGTCGAGATTCTCAAGGTCCAGGAAATCATCAGGATGCTTGAAATCACCCGGGTTCCCAAGGCGCCTGATTTTGTGGAAGGGGTCATCAATCTGCGAGGCAAGGTCATTCCGGTCATTGACCTGAGGCTTCGTTTCGGACTGCAGACCAAGGGACACGACAAGAAAACCCGGATCATTGTCATTGAGATCAATCAGATGATCGTGGGCTTTGTGGTTGATTCCGTTTCCGAAGTCCTCAGAATCCCGGCCAGCACCATTGAGCCGCCGCCGCCCGTGATTTCCGGCCTTGATTCCGAATACATAAGTGGCGTGGGCAAACTTGATGACCGATTGCTGATCATGCTTGACCTCAACCGTCTGCTTTCCAGGGAAGAGAAATCCGCTCTTGGCGATGTCTGA
- a CDS encoding UDP-glucose dehydrogenase family protein, whose amino-acid sequence MNICIVGTGYVGLVSAACFAEMGNNVCCVDVNPRVVEKLRSGEVHIFEPGLEELVTRNYAEGRLQFTTELEEGLEDALFVFICVGTPPREDGSADLSYVFQVAATVGQKMKGYKIVVDKSTVPVGTADKVREIISEELHKRGASFEFDVVSNPEFLKEGDAINDFMKPDRVIVGTDNVRTAELLKTLYGPFARSRDKLIVMGVRSAEMTKYAANCMLATKISFINEVANICERVGADVRDVRRGIGSDHRIGYQFIYPGVGYGGSCFPKDVKALVGTAGEYDYEPQLLKAVDDVNNRQKTVLAKKIRNYFANQGGVQGKTLALWGLAFKANTDDVREASSLEMIRELTAQGMRIRAFDPVAGTRAAAELGDNPLVAIVADEYEAVKGADALAVVTEWNQFRNPDFDRIKRSLAAPLIFDGRNLYSPSLMAGLGFAYFCIGRPDPD is encoded by the coding sequence ATGAATATCTGTATTGTGGGTACGGGATATGTTGGTCTCGTATCTGCCGCATGTTTTGCGGAAATGGGAAACAATGTCTGTTGCGTGGATGTCAACCCCAGGGTTGTTGAAAAACTCCGTTCCGGGGAGGTGCATATTTTTGAACCGGGACTGGAGGAGCTGGTGACCCGCAATTATGCCGAAGGCCGGCTGCAGTTCACCACGGAACTGGAAGAAGGGCTGGAAGATGCCCTGTTCGTGTTCATCTGTGTGGGCACGCCTCCCCGTGAGGATGGCTCGGCCGATTTGTCCTATGTCTTTCAGGTGGCCGCTACCGTGGGGCAGAAGATGAAGGGCTACAAAATCGTGGTGGACAAATCCACGGTTCCTGTGGGCACGGCCGACAAGGTCAGGGAGATCATCTCCGAGGAATTGCACAAGCGCGGCGCATCCTTTGAGTTCGATGTGGTCTCCAATCCCGAATTTCTCAAGGAAGGGGATGCCATCAATGATTTCATGAAGCCCGACCGGGTCATTGTGGGCACGGACAACGTCAGGACGGCCGAGCTGCTCAAGACCCTGTACGGACCCTTTGCCCGCAGCCGGGACAAGCTCATTGTCATGGGCGTGCGCAGTGCGGAAATGACCAAGTATGCGGCCAACTGCATGCTGGCCACCAAGATTTCGTTCATCAACGAAGTGGCCAATATCTGTGAACGGGTAGGGGCTGATGTGCGCGACGTACGCAGGGGCATTGGATCGGATCACCGTATCGGGTATCAGTTCATCTATCCCGGTGTGGGATATGGCGGATCCTGTTTTCCCAAGGACGTCAAGGCCCTGGTGGGCACGGCCGGTGAATATGATTACGAACCCCAGCTGCTCAAGGCCGTGGATGATGTCAACAATCGGCAGAAAACCGTGCTGGCCAAGAAGATCCGCAACTATTTTGCCAACCAGGGCGGGGTGCAGGGCAAGACCCTGGCCCTGTGGGGACTGGCGTTCAAGGCCAATACCGACGATGTGAGAGAGGCCTCGTCCCTGGAGATGATCCGGGAATTGACGGCCCAGGGCATGCGCATCAGGGCCTTTGATCCGGTGGCGGGTACCAGAGCTGCGGCCGAGCTCGGGGACAACCCGCTTGTTGCCATTGTTGCTGACGAGTACGAGGCCGTAAAGGGTGCCGATGCCCTGGCCGTGGTCACCGAGTGGAACCAGTTCCGCAATCCGGATTTTGATCGCATCAAGAGATCCCTGGCCGCGCCGCTCATCTTTGACGGCAGAAATTTGTACTCGCCGTCCCTCATGGCCGGTCTGGGGTTTGCCTATTTTTGCATTGGGCGGCCTGATCCCGACTAG
- a CDS encoding universal stress protein, translating into MERHLLLTVNAYHTHQHASRFVNYFLKGDTNTRLTLFYVAPNPHMNVDLTRDALSNINEADTLAATYKRKGNQALAVAKKLLIDNGFPPDKIETKLQLKHYGTAMDIIQEAEKGYYDAVLLGRRGLSMFEELVDDSISKHILREEIDFPLWICKEPEAGRKNVLLCADGSEESLRVADHVGFMLAESDRHEVTLFHVCDKDQQKIDVSFDAARTALIAAGFPPEKIHEKVDRCGNVPQAILNHALANNYAAIAMGTTGAGQKYLKSIFMGSVCMAIFKSLRKVTLIVSR; encoded by the coding sequence ATGGAACGACACCTCTTGCTCACGGTCAACGCCTATCACACACACCAGCACGCCTCCCGTTTCGTGAACTATTTTCTCAAAGGGGACACCAACACCCGGCTGACCCTTTTTTATGTTGCTCCCAATCCCCACATGAACGTTGATCTCACCCGGGACGCCTTGAGCAACATCAACGAGGCCGACACCCTGGCGGCAACCTACAAGCGCAAGGGCAATCAGGCCCTGGCCGTGGCCAAAAAACTGCTCATTGACAACGGGTTTCCCCCCGACAAGATCGAGACCAAATTGCAGCTCAAGCATTACGGCACGGCCATGGACATCATCCAGGAAGCGGAAAAAGGGTACTATGATGCCGTGCTTTTGGGACGCCGTGGGTTGTCCATGTTTGAGGAGCTGGTGGATGACAGCATCAGCAAGCACATCCTGCGTGAAGAGATCGATTTTCCCCTGTGGATCTGCAAGGAGCCCGAAGCAGGACGCAAAAACGTGCTCCTGTGCGCCGATGGGTCCGAAGAGAGTCTGCGCGTGGCCGACCATGTGGGATTCATGCTTGCCGAATCGGACCGCCACGAGGTGACCCTGTTCCATGTGTGCGACAAGGATCAGCAAAAAATCGATGTTTCGTTTGATGCGGCCCGAACCGCCCTCATTGCCGCGGGGTTCCCCCCGGAAAAAATCCACGAAAAGGTGGACCGCTGCGGCAATGTTCCCCAGGCCATTTTGAACCACGCCCTGGCCAACAACTACGCGGCCATTGCCATGGGCACCACCGGAGCCGGCCAGAAATATCTGAAAAGCATTTTCATGGGCTCCGTGTGCATGGCCATTTTCAAGTCCCTTCGGAAAGTGACATTGATTGTCAGTAGATAA
- the atpD gene encoding F0F1 ATP synthase subunit beta, which yields MSEETIGTVISIRGSIVDLMFPDLLPPLWSIATTRGKPEVILEVSTHVNERVARTISLTPTQGLAIGQQVVTTGEPLRVPVGRETRSRMLNVFGRCIDGLPEISGSKMASIHNKPIALAQRTTGNQIFETGIKGIDVLVPLERGGKAGLFGGAGVGKTVVITELIHNMVGRHEGVSIFCGIGERCREGEELYREMKDAGVLDNTVMVFGQMNEPPGARFRVGHTAMTMAEHFRDTEKQDVLLLMDNIFRFIQAGSEISGLMGQIPSRLGYQPTMGTELAGLEERISSTRDAAITSIQAVYVPADDFTDPSAVHIFGHLSASIVLSRKRASQGLFPAIDPLQSNSKMLTPGIVGQRHYDIAQAIRKTLATYEELKDIIAMLGLEELSKQDQATVFQARRLERFLTQPFFTTEHFTGRAGKQVSIEEALEGCERILNGDFSDRPEKDLYMIGTIDEA from the coding sequence ATGTCTGAAGAAACCATTGGCACTGTCATCTCCATCAGGGGAAGCATTGTGGACCTCATGTTTCCCGACCTCCTTCCGCCCCTGTGGTCCATTGCCACCACCAGGGGGAAACCGGAAGTGATTCTCGAGGTGAGCACCCACGTGAACGAACGCGTGGCCAGAACCATCTCCCTGACACCGACTCAGGGACTGGCCATTGGCCAGCAGGTGGTAACCACGGGCGAACCATTGCGTGTGCCCGTGGGCAGGGAAACACGCTCGAGGATGCTCAATGTCTTTGGCCGGTGCATTGACGGGCTGCCCGAGATATCAGGCAGCAAAATGGCCAGCATCCACAACAAACCCATTGCCCTGGCGCAACGCACAACAGGCAACCAGATCTTTGAGACGGGCATCAAGGGGATCGATGTCCTGGTTCCCCTGGAACGGGGTGGCAAGGCCGGGCTGTTTGGTGGCGCCGGTGTGGGCAAGACCGTGGTCATCACCGAACTGATCCACAACATGGTGGGCCGGCACGAAGGGGTCAGCATTTTCTGCGGTATTGGCGAGCGGTGCCGGGAAGGCGAGGAATTGTACAGGGAAATGAAGGACGCCGGGGTTCTGGACAACACGGTCATGGTTTTCGGCCAGATGAACGAGCCGCCCGGCGCCAGGTTCAGGGTGGGACACACGGCCATGACCATGGCCGAACACTTCCGGGACACGGAAAAACAGGACGTGCTCCTGCTCATGGACAACATCTTCCGCTTCATCCAGGCCGGTTCGGAAATATCCGGACTCATGGGGCAGATCCCTTCACGCCTGGGCTACCAGCCCACCATGGGAACGGAACTGGCAGGCCTTGAAGAACGCATCAGCAGCACCAGGGATGCGGCCATCACCTCCATCCAGGCGGTGTACGTGCCGGCTGACGATTTTACCGATCCCTCGGCCGTGCACATCTTTGGTCACCTTTCCGCTTCCATTGTCCTGTCCCGCAAGCGGGCCAGTCAGGGACTCTTTCCGGCCATTGACCCCCTGCAATCCAATTCCAAGATGCTCACTCCGGGCATTGTGGGCCAGCGGCACTACGACATTGCCCAGGCCATCCGAAAGACCCTGGCCACATACGAGGAGCTCAAGGACATTATCGCCATGCTCGGCCTTGAAGAGCTTTCCAAGCAGGATCAGGCCACCGTGTTTCAGGCAAGACGGCTGGAACGGTTCCTGACCCAGCCCTTTTTCACCACAGAGCATTTTACCGGGCGCGCCGGCAAACAGGTGAGCATTGAGGAAGCCCTTGAAGGGTGTGAACGCATTTTAAACGGCGACTTCTCCGACCGTCCGGAAAAGGATTTGTACATGATCGGCACCATAGATGAGGCGTAG
- a CDS encoding F0F1 ATP synthase subunit epsilon has protein sequence MHLRIFLPTEIFFDRQVIKITAEGDNGCFCILPRHQDFVTSLVPGIVSVTDTTGTAIHMGVDHGVLVKCMDKVNMAVGNAVIGPSLGVLERTVDEEFSVLDDKERTARSAVARLEAGFIRQFLNMEQ, from the coding sequence ATGCATCTGAGAATCTTTCTGCCCACAGAGATCTTTTTCGACCGCCAGGTGATCAAGATCACGGCCGAGGGGGACAACGGCTGCTTCTGCATCCTTCCCCGGCATCAGGATTTTGTGACCTCTCTGGTCCCGGGCATTGTCTCTGTCACGGACACCACAGGCACGGCCATCCACATGGGCGTGGACCATGGGGTGCTGGTCAAATGCATGGACAAGGTGAACATGGCTGTTGGCAACGCGGTTATCGGCCCGAGCCTGGGCGTTCTGGAGCGGACCGTTGACGAAGAATTCAGCGTGCTCGACGACAAGGAACGCACGGCCCGTTCTGCCGTGGCCCGACTTGAGGCCGGCTTTATTCGCCAGTTTCTGAACATGGAACAATGA
- a CDS encoding AtpZ/AtpI family protein produces the protein MNIHSPFRKEIARKEQKRLASLKHPDPPVWFGLGTFGIVGWSVVIPTVAGIALGIWIDKTFPSRYSWTLILLTLGIMAGCGNAWVWISRQQREIQQHNQARSQTKDDQK, from the coding sequence ATGAACATCCACTCCCCGTTTCGCAAGGAAATCGCCCGCAAGGAGCAAAAGCGGCTCGCCTCCCTCAAGCATCCCGATCCCCCGGTATGGTTCGGACTGGGAACCTTTGGCATTGTGGGGTGGAGCGTGGTCATCCCCACGGTGGCAGGCATCGCCCTGGGCATATGGATCGACAAGACCTTCCCCAGCCGGTATTCATGGACCCTCATCCTCCTGACCCTGGGGATCATGGCCGGTTGCGGCAATGCCTGGGTCTGGATTTCCAGGCAGCAGCGGGAAATCCAGCAGCACAATCAGGCACGATCCCAAACCAAGGACGACCAGAAATGA
- a CDS encoding ATP synthase subunit I, producing the protein MNPWPDITRALLAGLATGLFFFGGLLWTVRRIPGCARPKILVWTSFVVRQTITVATMVFVCRDQWERWAAAMIGFLVIRTLLITRQQAGMKRKRT; encoded by the coding sequence ATGAACCCGTGGCCAGACATCACCCGGGCCCTGCTCGCCGGGCTTGCAACCGGACTGTTCTTTTTCGGGGGGCTGTTGTGGACGGTCAGGCGGATTCCCGGTTGTGCCCGTCCCAAGATCCTGGTCTGGACAAGCTTTGTTGTGCGCCAGACCATCACGGTTGCCACCATGGTTTTCGTATGCCGTGACCAGTGGGAACGCTGGGCAGCAGCCATGATCGGTTTTCTGGTCATCCGCACCCTGCTGATCACCAGACAGCAGGCAGGCATGAAAAGGAAGAGAACATGA